The Saprospiraceae bacterium genomic interval AACTCTCTGATGGCAATCAATATCAATCTGATCCGGACATTATGCAGGTGCCGGTCAAACCAGACAGTATGACCTGGACTGTAGGGATCCATCCCGTGATCACCTCAGAAGGACTAATCCGAAATCAGGATGTAGTAAAAGTTTTTGCCAATACAAGTTTGCCGGAAGGAAGAAAGGACCTTTTCTTAAAATGGGATTTAAAGAGTTACTTTCAATTTACCACCATGCCGGAATGCAATCCATTTAAAATTTTGTCCTATTGTTATTATGGAGGAAATTCACTGCAGCCGGAAGAAATAAAAATATACAGCAACCTGGAAGCGGGCGTAACCAGGGTACAAGACCTTGACATGGGATTTGAAAATATTTTCCCGGAATACAGATTTGTTGAAACACACTATTATGAATTATATCAATACCGAATCTCGGAATTGGCATATGAATATTTTAGAAAGTTGCGATTAGTATCAGAGCAGAACGGAACTATCTTCGACCCTATCCCTGCTTCAGTTACGAGCAATGTGTACAATGTCAATAATCCAAAAGAAAAAGTGTTGGGTTTCTTCCTGGTATCTTCAGTAGAGGTGATAAGGAAGCAGTTGGTTGCTGCAGATTTCGCTGGTTTATACCCTTTACCTGACAAAGTAAATAATATTTGCGGATGGCTAAAAGGTATACCTGAATCCGTGTATTTCTCTGCATGTTGTGATTGTAAATTGCCAGAAAAGCGGATTCCAAAGCCAGTTTGGTGGTAAAAAATTTTGATGGTGAGATGGTGAATATTAAATTTTATTTAGCGACAATTCTATTTGCAGTGACTTTGTCTTTTGGCTGGTCTCAAACCTTCTCCATTCACTTGAATCAATCGTTTTACATTGTTGGACAGACCCTGTCTTTTGCTGTATATCCTCACAAAGACCTCCTGATTGATTCGATGTTGATATATACGGAATTATATTCACCCGGGAGTGAGTTGAAGCAACAACGAATATACCGATTGCATTCACGATCTGTTGAGGGCTCCATGGAACTCCCGATATTATATGAAGAAGGTAATTATATACTGACATGTTATGCCTTGATGGATACGGGTCGGTTCTCTTCGCAACCCCTTTATACCAGCATCAATGTACCTATATATAACAATCTCGAAGAAAAGCCCGAAGAATTTGAGAAGCTGGATTATCCTCAGCCACCAATCGAAAATATCAACCACGAAGATTCTTTTTATACGCGTAATACATATACCTGGTCCATTAATCTCCTGCCGTTATCAGAGCATCCTCAGGATGGAGAATACTCCGTATCTATTTTTAAATACGAAGGTTTTTATACTAATGCAGAGATGGTGAGCCAATCTGAGTCAACTGTGTCCAAAGGAGAGATAATAGCATCAACTATTAGGAAAAATATTTTTCTGGATGGCAAACTGAATGATCGGTTGAATGGAAAAAATATAACCGAAAAATATCTCTCGTTGTATCTTCCCCAAACCGGTGCTTTTCACAGGATGCAA includes:
- a CDS encoding DUF4249 domain-containing protein, whose amino-acid sequence is MKRPVLYLILLSLGVISGICSCLVELPFEPTLKVNNLVVNGTISNLKTDHHILLSRTVGVSQPPIPLAGAQVRLVENGSKVYSFLEQSAGDYVLPGDEYDPTMLATYQIKIELSDGNQYQSDPDIMQVPVKPDSMTWTVGIHPVITSEGLIRNQDVVKVFANTSLPEGRKDLFLKWDLKSYFQFTTMPECNPFKILSYCYYGGNSLQPEEIKIYSNLEAGVTRVQDLDMGFENIFPEYRFVETHYYELYQYRISELAYEYFRKLRLVSEQNGTIFDPIPASVTSNVYNVNNPKEKVLGFFLVSSVEVIRKQLVAADFAGLYPLPDKVNNICGWLKGIPESVYFSACCDCKLPEKRIPKPVWW